A genomic stretch from Seriola aureovittata isolate HTS-2021-v1 ecotype China chromosome 13, ASM2101889v1, whole genome shotgun sequence includes:
- the LOC130179776 gene encoding uncharacterized protein LOC130179776 yields the protein MGSGPSKKKVAPACASEVNVTKTAAGVTSPKQDSRPFKPLKIHTTLRNARNRARPDCHSEGHDSDFSGEDDDVDGELDTVLKDYEELERLSVKKNITKKSFMKAKTYGLCHFSREDTEDDVSSAPRSRASGRAEEPRGSHGGSRDVNKRSNDAFTHLKNHTPVRPSPHNSSSQGFFTRGASLEAVPTSEKQSTFGSCHGSSLTMPVILYDGSEEELMDTIEREFS from the exons ATGGGCAGCGGTCCGAGTAAGAAGAAAGTTGCACCTGCGTGTGCCAGCGAGGTGAACGTGACCAAAACAGCTGCCGGTGTCACTTCACCCAAACAGGACAGCCGTCCATTCAAGCCTCTCAAAATCCATACAACTTTGCGCAACGCGCGCAATCGTGCGCGACCGGACTGCCACAGCGAAGGCCACGACTCTGACTTCTCTGGGGAGGACGATGATGTTGATGGAGAGCTGGACACGGTTCTTAAAGATTATGAGGAGCTAGAGAGACTTTCTGTGAAGAAGAACATTACCAAGAAGTCTTTTATGAAAGCCAAAACTTACGGACTGTGTCACTTCAGCCGGGAAGACACCGAGGACGACGTCAGCTCAGCTCCTCGGTCCAGAGCGTCTGGAAGAGCCGAGGAGCCACGTGGCTCACACGGTGGATCAAGAGATGTAAACAAGAGGAGCAATGATGCTTTCACACACTTAAAAAACCACACACCTGTGCGCCCCAGTCCGCACAAT TCCTCCTCACAGGGCTTTTTTACAAGAGGTGCTTCGCTGGAAGCTGTTCCCACATCAGAAAAACAATC GACTTTTGGCAGCTGCCATGGCTCTTCTCTTACAATGCCAGTCATCCTGTACGATGGATCAGAAGAGGAGCTGATGGACACTATTGAGAGAGAGTTTAGTTGA